In Anaerolineales bacterium, the DNA window TTCAGGCGGGCGACCAGGTCCGCCTGGGCCTGGCACCACACGTCGTGCACCGGGCAGTTCTTGCCGAAGACGCAGGCGGTGCGGTCGGGAACGCATTCGTTCAGGGTGATCGGGCCATCGATGGCCTCAATCACCTCCAGCAGGCTGATCTCGCCCGGGGCGCGCGCCAGGGCAACCCCGCCGCGTGCGCCGCGGGACGTCGCCAACACGCCA includes these proteins:
- a CDS encoding Rrf2 family transcriptional regulator gives rise to the protein MQITRQADYAVRAVSYLAELNGDGRAPTSRIAENMKIPPSFLAKIVSQLSVAGVLATSRGARGGVALARAPGEISLLEVIEAIDGPITLNECVPDRTACVFGKNCPVHDVWCQAQADLVARLKQTSFGSLTNGHKA